The following proteins come from a genomic window of Actinacidiphila yeochonensis CN732:
- a CDS encoding winged helix-turn-helix domain-containing protein, with the protein MTALPQPAVSLSADEARRIALRAQGLLGAPDRKAGVRGVLRSLGAVQLDTISVLARSHELVPYARLGAVGREAVEEAYWSGASAFEYWSHAACVLPVEEWPHFAFRRRSRRARGHRWHMLKDSERSCGAVLDRLRAEGPLTSTQLGGAKNGGPWWDWSETKIAVEWLLDTGDVVCTRRTGWKRVYDLAERAVPDALFHDDIDDTECVRRLVAQAGAAMGVATRADLADYHRLKGEQVSAVVADTGLVPVEVEGWGKPAWADPDALASAPRGRHRTTLLSPFDSLVWDRARTERIFGFTHRLEAYTPKPKRVYGYFAMPVLVGGRLVGRVDPAREGRTLVARQVSLGGQRSVEGTAEAIVEAASWVGCTEARVERVEPEALRAPLADAVKRAHDRR; encoded by the coding sequence ATGACAGCGCTGCCTCAGCCCGCCGTGTCCCTGTCCGCAGACGAGGCCCGCAGGATCGCCCTGCGGGCGCAGGGCCTGCTCGGGGCGCCCGACCGGAAGGCGGGGGTGCGCGGGGTGCTCCGCTCGCTCGGCGCGGTCCAGCTCGACACGATCTCGGTGCTGGCCCGGTCGCACGAACTGGTGCCGTACGCGCGGCTGGGCGCGGTCGGCCGGGAGGCGGTCGAAGAGGCGTACTGGAGCGGTGCGAGCGCCTTCGAGTACTGGTCGCACGCGGCCTGTGTGCTGCCGGTCGAGGAGTGGCCGCACTTCGCCTTCCGGCGCAGGTCCCGGCGTGCCCGGGGTCACCGGTGGCACATGCTCAAGGACTCGGAGCGCTCCTGCGGCGCCGTGCTGGACCGGCTGCGGGCGGAGGGTCCGCTGACCTCCACCCAGCTCGGCGGCGCCAAGAACGGCGGCCCGTGGTGGGACTGGTCGGAGACCAAGATCGCCGTGGAGTGGCTGCTGGACACCGGCGACGTGGTCTGCACCCGCCGCACCGGCTGGAAGCGGGTCTACGACCTCGCCGAGCGGGCGGTGCCGGACGCTCTCTTCCACGACGACATCGACGACACCGAGTGCGTGCGCAGGCTGGTCGCCCAGGCCGGCGCGGCGATGGGGGTGGCGACCCGCGCGGACCTCGCCGACTACCACCGCCTCAAGGGCGAGCAGGTGTCGGCGGTGGTCGCGGACACCGGGCTGGTGCCGGTGGAGGTCGAGGGCTGGGGGAAGCCCGCGTGGGCTGACCCGGACGCACTGGCCTCGGCGCCGCGCGGCCGGCACCGCACCACGCTGCTGTCGCCGTTCGACTCCCTGGTGTGGGACCGGGCCCGCACCGAGCGGATCTTCGGCTTCACCCACCGGCTGGAGGCCTACACGCCGAAGCCGAAGCGGGTCTACGGCTACTTCGCGATGCCGGTGCTGGTGGGCGGGCGGCTGGTGGGGCGGGTCGACCCGGCCCGCGAGGGGCGGACGCTGGTCGCCCGGCAGGTCTCCCTCGGGGGGCAGCGCAGCGTGGAGGGGACGGCCGAGGCGATCGTGGAAGCGGCGAGCTGGGTCGGCTGCACCGAGGCCCGAGTGGAGCGGGTGGAGCCGGAGGCGCTGCGCGCACCGCTGGCCGACGCCGTCAAACGCGCCCACGACCGCCGCTGA
- a CDS encoding response regulator — MPGPAAVEPIRVLVVDDHALFRRGLEIVLAQEEDIQVIGEAGDGAEAVEKAADLLPDIVLMDVRMPRRGGIEACTSIKEVAPSAKIIMLTISDEEADLYEAIKAGATGYLLKEISTDEVATAIRAVADGQSQISPSMASKLLTEFKSMIQRTDEKRLVPAPRLTDREMEVLKLVATGLNNRDIAKQLFISENTVKNHVRNILEKLQLHSRMEAVVYAMREKILEIR, encoded by the coding sequence ATGCCCGGACCGGCCGCGGTGGAGCCCATCCGGGTGTTGGTGGTGGATGACCATGCCCTCTTCCGCCGCGGCCTGGAGATCGTGCTCGCGCAGGAGGAGGACATCCAGGTCATCGGAGAGGCCGGGGACGGCGCCGAGGCGGTGGAGAAGGCCGCGGACCTGCTGCCGGACATCGTGCTGATGGATGTCAGGATGCCGCGCCGGGGAGGGATCGAGGCGTGTACCTCGATCAAGGAGGTGGCCCCCAGCGCCAAGATCATCATGCTGACGATAAGCGACGAGGAGGCCGACCTCTACGAGGCGATCAAGGCCGGCGCGACCGGTTACCTCCTGAAGGAGATCTCCACCGACGAGGTGGCCACCGCGATCCGGGCGGTCGCCGACGGACAGTCGCAGATCAGCCCCTCCATGGCGTCGAAGCTGCTCACCGAGTTCAAGTCGATGATCCAGCGCACGGACGAGAAGCGGCTGGTGCCGGCGCCGAGGCTCACCGACCGGGAGATGGAGGTGCTGAAGCTGGTCGCCACCGGGCTGAACAACCGCGACATCGCCAAGCAGCTCTTCATCAGCGAGAACACCGTGAAGAACCACGTCCGCAACATCCTGGAGAAGCTGCAGTTGCATTCCAGGATGGAAGCGGTGGTCTACGCGATGCGCGAGAAGATCCTGGAGATCCGGTAG
- the hpf gene encoding ribosome hibernation-promoting factor, HPF/YfiA family encodes MDIVVKSRKTEVPERFRKHVAEKLEKIQKLDGKVISLDVEVSKELNPRQADRSDRVEITLNHRGPVVRAEAAAGDPYAALDLAVSKLEARLRKAASKRHDRRGTARIPASEVGSVVPGAASYNGDGTFVADQESGEAVPTKKIGSLEVHGDGPLVVREKTHAAAPMALDQALYEMELVGHDFYLFVDSETKQPSVVYRRHGYDYGVIHLNADESGGVAPKGAGDTLGHAE; translated from the coding sequence GTGGACATCGTCGTCAAGAGCCGCAAGACCGAGGTTCCCGAGCGGTTCCGGAAGCACGTGGCGGAGAAGCTGGAGAAGATCCAGAAGCTCGACGGCAAGGTGATCAGCCTCGACGTCGAGGTGTCCAAGGAGCTCAACCCCCGTCAGGCCGACCGTAGCGACCGCGTGGAGATCACGCTGAACCACCGCGGCCCCGTGGTCCGGGCGGAAGCCGCCGCAGGGGACCCGTACGCCGCGCTGGACCTCGCGGTCTCCAAGCTGGAGGCCCGGCTGCGCAAGGCCGCGAGCAAGCGGCACGACCGCCGGGGCACCGCGCGCATCCCCGCCTCCGAAGTCGGCAGCGTCGTTCCGGGAGCTGCCAGCTACAACGGCGACGGCACGTTCGTCGCCGACCAGGAGAGTGGCGAGGCCGTACCCACCAAGAAGATCGGCTCACTGGAAGTACACGGCGACGGGCCCCTGGTGGTCCGGGAGAAGACCCACGCTGCGGCGCCGATGGCGCTCGACCAGGCGCTCTACGAGATGGAGCTGGTCGGGCACGACTTCTACCTGTTCGTCGACAGCGAGACCAAGCAGCCCAGCGTGGTCTACCGCCGGCACGGGTACGACTACGGCGTCATCCACCTCAACGCCGACGAGTCGGGGGGCGTCGCGCCCAAGGGCGCGGGAGACACCCTCGGCCACGCCGAGTGA
- a CDS encoding ComF family protein, with protein sequence MRGWWREFAGLVLPVDCAGCGRPRTELCERCRGLLGGAATVRRVRPSPEPWGLPAVFAVGRYEDEVRAVVLAHKERGALGLAGPLGAALSAAVLRAASTAGALPAGVGGLRTVPVTGGVRRPGTALPGQPPPPRQGPPCPPVPRSPAAPRDARGGVLLLVPVPSSRRAVAQRGHDATARMARSAARELRRCGVPARVAAVLRQRRPVADQSGLAGAARRANLSGALEIARSAVPLVAAGPVVLVDDLVTTGASLAAAAGAVEAVGGWICGAAVVAAPPAP encoded by the coding sequence ATGCGGGGCTGGTGGCGGGAGTTCGCCGGGCTGGTACTTCCGGTGGACTGCGCGGGTTGCGGGCGCCCGCGTACGGAGTTGTGCGAGCGGTGCCGAGGACTGCTGGGCGGAGCAGCCACGGTGCGGCGCGTCCGGCCGTCACCGGAGCCGTGGGGCCTTCCCGCGGTCTTCGCGGTCGGCCGGTACGAGGACGAGGTGCGGGCCGTCGTCCTCGCGCACAAGGAGCGTGGTGCCCTGGGGCTGGCCGGACCCCTGGGCGCCGCACTCTCGGCGGCGGTTCTGCGGGCGGCGTCCACGGCCGGGGCGCTCCCCGCAGGTGTCGGCGGTCTCCGTACGGTCCCGGTCACGGGCGGGGTCCGCCGTCCCGGCACCGCCCTGCCGGGTCAGCCGCCCCCGCCGCGGCAGGGTCCGCCCTGCCCGCCCGTCCCTCGGAGTCCCGCCGCTCCGAGGGACGCCCGCGGCGGCGTGCTCCTGCTGGTCCCCGTGCCCTCGTCCCGCAGGGCCGTGGCGCAGCGGGGGCACGACGCCACCGCCCGCATGGCCCGGTCCGCGGCCCGGGAACTGCGGCGGTGCGGGGTGCCGGCACGGGTGGCCGCCGTGCTGCGGCAGCGGCGGCCGGTCGCCGACCAGTCCGGACTGGCCGGGGCCGCCCGCCGGGCGAACCTCTCCGGTGCGCTGGAGATCGCCCGTTCGGCGGTACCGCTGGTTGCCGCAGGGCCGGTGGTGCTGGTCGACGACCTCGTGACGACGGGGGCGTCGCTGGCGGCGGCCGCCGGAGCCGTCGAGGCGGTCGGCGGGTGGATCTGCGGGGCGGCCGTGGTGGCGGCGCCGCCCGCCCCGTAG
- a CDS encoding LpqB family beta-propeller domain-containing protein — protein MGALGGGRRLLRSGLLPLCGVLLLAGCASMPSSGEVRKVGDTQHADSDTQVRVGAIPPSPDETPSAIVSGFMEATTSSEADFTTARKYLAKGVQWNPGAKITVFSGQAVSHETGGSAKGGEAMVDLSATKAAVVDTKHAYEPSQGPFDTEFHLIRQDNQWRIDGLPGGLVLSDSDFQRIYHSVNMYYFARLGPDGHGSDGPVQALVADPVYLRNQTDPLVATVSALLGGPTTWLAPVVSSAAPTGAALDSKASDGGVTVDDSQRLRVRLDRAADGLRGTRCTMFAAQLFATVQAQASAPLSSVELLRADGSTACRLPGQQAAQYGSDKLVGRDARPYYIEADGDHRLLALPEDDADSEPRATPVSGPFGAAKAGLGSVAIRRDQQAAAGVRDDGHDLVVGSLVGGTGFGKALVHSRAAGGLSAPSWDGFDDLWVADRDPDSPRLLVLSGGMGTPVEVPVPGLEGRVESLRVASDGVRIALVVQDHGTTRLQLGRIVRAGSTQHPAFSVDDLRPLSPVGESVTSVSWAGPSRLVVLDAERGGAQRIEYVNTDGSAASALQGVSEAASVSASENPKLPLLASYAGRVYQLPADANWKQLSPKGVSPVYPG, from the coding sequence ATGGGTGCGTTGGGGGGCGGCCGACGGCTGCTGCGGTCCGGACTGCTGCCGCTGTGCGGAGTTCTGCTGCTGGCGGGCTGCGCCTCCATGCCGAGCAGCGGAGAGGTGCGCAAGGTCGGCGACACGCAGCACGCCGACTCCGACACCCAGGTACGGGTCGGCGCCATCCCGCCGAGCCCTGACGAGACCCCGTCGGCCATCGTCAGCGGTTTCATGGAGGCCACCACCAGCAGCGAGGCCGACTTCACCACCGCCCGCAAGTACCTGGCCAAGGGAGTCCAGTGGAATCCCGGGGCGAAGATCACCGTCTTCTCCGGCCAGGCGGTCTCGCACGAGACGGGCGGCTCCGCCAAGGGCGGGGAGGCGATGGTGGACCTCTCGGCCACCAAGGCGGCCGTCGTGGACACCAAGCACGCGTACGAGCCGTCCCAGGGGCCGTTCGACACGGAGTTCCACCTGATCCGGCAGGACAACCAGTGGCGGATCGACGGGCTGCCCGGCGGGCTCGTCCTGTCCGACTCGGACTTCCAGCGGATATACCACTCCGTGAATATGTACTATTTCGCCAGGCTGGGCCCTGACGGGCACGGTTCTGACGGTCCGGTACAGGCCCTGGTCGCCGACCCGGTGTACCTGCGCAACCAGACCGATCCGCTGGTGGCGACGGTGTCGGCCCTGCTGGGCGGCCCCACGACCTGGCTGGCCCCCGTGGTGAGCAGCGCGGCGCCGACCGGGGCCGCGCTCGACAGCAAGGCGTCCGACGGCGGTGTGACCGTCGACGACTCGCAGCGACTGCGGGTGCGGCTGGACCGCGCCGCGGACGGGCTGCGCGGCACACGGTGCACGATGTTCGCGGCGCAGTTGTTCGCCACCGTCCAGGCGCAGGCGTCGGCGCCGCTCTCCTCGGTCGAGCTGCTCCGTGCCGACGGCTCCACGGCCTGTCGGCTGCCCGGGCAGCAGGCTGCGCAGTACGGCTCGGACAAGCTGGTCGGGAGGGACGCGCGGCCGTACTACATCGAGGCCGACGGCGACCACCGGCTGCTGGCACTGCCCGAGGACGACGCCGACTCGGAGCCTCGGGCGACGCCGGTGTCGGGGCCCTTCGGCGCCGCCAAGGCGGGTTTGGGCTCGGTGGCGATCCGGCGCGACCAGCAGGCCGCCGCGGGGGTGCGCGACGACGGCCACGACCTGGTGGTGGGCTCACTCGTCGGCGGGACCGGGTTCGGCAAGGCGCTGGTCCACAGCCGGGCGGCCGGCGGCCTGAGCGCTCCGAGCTGGGACGGCTTCGACGACCTGTGGGTGGCCGACCGTGACCCGGACTCCCCGCGGCTCCTCGTCCTGAGCGGCGGCATGGGCACGCCGGTCGAAGTGCCGGTGCCCGGCCTGGAGGGGCGGGTGGAGTCGCTACGGGTCGCCTCCGACGGGGTGCGGATAGCGCTGGTGGTCCAGGACCACGGCACCACCCGGCTCCAGCTGGGCCGGATCGTCCGGGCCGGCAGTACCCAGCACCCGGCGTTCTCCGTCGACGACCTGCGGCCGCTCTCGCCGGTCGGGGAGAGCGTGACGTCCGTGTCCTGGGCAGGTCCCAGCCGGCTGGTGGTCCTCGACGCCGAACGTGGCGGCGCCCAGCGGATCGAGTACGTCAACACCGACGGCTCGGCGGCCTCGGCGCTCCAGGGCGTCAGCGAGGCGGCCTCGGTGTCCGCCTCGGAGAACCCGAAGCTTCCGCTGCTCGCCTCGTACGCGGGGCGCGTCTACCAGCTGCCGGCGGACGCGAACTGGAAGCAGCTCTCGCCGAAGGGCGTCAGCCCCGTCTATCCGGGCTGA
- the mtrB gene encoding MtrAB system histidine kinase MtrB — translation MRGLMPVIRSCVRWARRPLQPATRLWRRNLQLRVVSYTLLMSVGVVLLLGFVVIGQVKNGLLDAKEKAATNQATGGFSIAQDMANEGTQSQDGTGSSPPQGPIDSGTWLTDLVQQFASGGKGVYWIVALTPKSGDEPTFGEGSSNAHGPRSSGSVLPDRSIPASLITAVGKHPGALKQYTTVHTDDGSKPKPALAVGKRLTDVNGGTYQLYYLFPFDQEEKTLGLVKGTLATAGIFVVVLLGAIAWLVTRQVVTPVRMAAGIAERLAAGRLQERMQVSGEDDIARLGESFNKMAQNLQVKIQQLEDLSRMQRRFVSDVSHELRTPLTTVRMAADVIHDGRDDFDPITARSAELLQNQLDRFESLLSDLLEISRFDAGAADLAAEPIDLRDVVHLVVDAYEPLAERKGSRVLVRGDALPVIAEADPRRVERVLRNLVVNAIEHGEGRDVVVRLATADGAVAVSVRDYGVGLKPGEATRVFNRFWRADPARARTTGGTGLGLSIAVEDARLHGGWLQAWGEPGGGSQFRMTLPRTAGDSLRGSPIPLEPEDSRRNRALRSSGPTAGGGVGRSGASAGAGTPPRASGVTGPGGATGATGTAGAAGAAAGVPAPRAGSGASGPEEGTTGGRSAVRGPRIPPVPKAPPRAPTADPAALPGSGARVVGHSEHREAVREDDV, via the coding sequence ATGCGCGGGCTGATGCCGGTGATCCGCTCGTGCGTGCGCTGGGCGCGTCGGCCCCTGCAGCCCGCGACCCGCCTGTGGCGGCGCAACCTCCAGCTGCGGGTGGTCTCGTACACCCTGCTGATGTCGGTGGGCGTGGTGCTGCTGCTGGGCTTCGTCGTCATCGGGCAGGTGAAGAACGGCCTGCTCGACGCGAAGGAGAAGGCGGCCACCAACCAGGCGACCGGTGGTTTCTCGATCGCGCAGGACATGGCGAACGAGGGCACCCAGTCCCAGGACGGCACCGGTTCGAGCCCCCCGCAGGGGCCGATCGACTCCGGGACGTGGCTGACGGATCTGGTGCAGCAGTTCGCCAGCGGCGGCAAGGGCGTCTACTGGATCGTCGCGCTGACCCCGAAGAGCGGCGACGAGCCCACGTTCGGCGAGGGCAGCTCCAACGCGCACGGGCCGCGCAGCTCCGGCAGTGTGCTGCCCGACCGCAGTATCCCGGCTTCGCTGATCACGGCGGTGGGGAAGCACCCCGGCGCGCTGAAGCAGTACACGACCGTGCACACCGACGACGGCAGCAAGCCGAAGCCGGCACTGGCGGTCGGCAAGCGGTTGACCGACGTCAACGGCGGAACGTACCAGCTCTACTACCTCTTCCCGTTCGACCAGGAGGAGAAGACCCTCGGCCTGGTCAAGGGCACCCTGGCCACCGCGGGGATATTCGTGGTGGTGCTGCTCGGCGCCATCGCGTGGCTGGTGACGCGGCAGGTGGTCACGCCGGTGCGGATGGCCGCCGGGATCGCCGAGCGGCTGGCGGCCGGCCGGCTCCAGGAGCGGATGCAGGTCAGCGGCGAGGACGACATCGCCAGGCTCGGCGAGTCCTTCAACAAGATGGCGCAGAACCTCCAGGTGAAGATCCAGCAGCTGGAGGACCTGTCGCGGATGCAGCGCCGGTTCGTCTCCGACGTCTCGCACGAGCTGCGGACTCCGCTGACGACGGTGCGGATGGCCGCCGACGTGATCCACGACGGCCGCGACGACTTCGACCCGATCACCGCCCGCTCCGCCGAACTGCTCCAGAACCAGCTGGACCGCTTCGAGTCGCTGCTGTCGGATCTGCTGGAGATCAGCCGGTTCGACGCGGGCGCCGCCGACCTGGCGGCCGAGCCGATAGACCTGCGCGACGTGGTGCACCTGGTCGTGGACGCCTACGAGCCGCTGGCCGAGCGCAAGGGAAGCCGGGTGCTGGTGCGCGGCGACGCGCTGCCGGTGATCGCCGAGGCGGACCCGCGACGGGTGGAGCGGGTACTGCGCAACCTGGTCGTCAACGCGATCGAGCACGGCGAGGGCCGCGACGTGGTGGTCCGGCTGGCGACCGCGGACGGTGCCGTCGCCGTCTCGGTGCGCGACTACGGCGTGGGACTCAAGCCGGGCGAGGCGACCCGGGTGTTCAACCGGTTCTGGCGGGCCGACCCGGCGCGGGCGCGTACCACCGGCGGGACGGGCCTGGGCCTGTCCATCGCCGTCGAGGACGCACGGCTGCACGGCGGCTGGCTCCAGGCGTGGGGCGAGCCGGGCGGCGGTTCGCAGTTCCGGATGACGCTGCCGCGGACGGCCGGCGACAGCCTGCGCGGCTCGCCCATCCCGCTGGAGCCCGAGGACTCGCGGCGCAACCGTGCTCTGCGTTCCTCGGGACCGACGGCAGGGGGCGGCGTCGGGCGTTCCGGGGCGTCGGCCGGGGCGGGGACTCCCCCGCGGGCGTCGGGAGTGACGGGCCCGGGCGGGGCGACCGGAGCCACGGGTACGGCCGGAGCTGCCGGAGCGGCGGCGGGCGTGCCGGCGCCGCGCGCCGGGTCCGGGGCCTCGGGGCCCGAGGAGGGGACGACGGGCGGGCGGTCCGCCGTCCGGGGACCGCGGATACCACCGGTGCCGAAGGCGCCTCCCAGGGCGCCGACGGCCGATCCGGCGGCGCTGCCCGGGAGCGGCGCACGCGTGGTGGGGCACAGTGAGCACAGAGAAGCCGTTCGGGAGGACGACGTCTGA